In bacterium YEK0313, one genomic interval encodes:
- the rebO gene encoding Flavin-dependent L-tryptophan oxidase RebO precursor has protein sequence MSESEMSGMSRRNLLNLIGAAAGGAAMYQAMTTLGHAGESTYTGPIKLDGNVRGASVLILGAGLAGLVAAYELRKAGYKVQVLEYHDRVGGRNWTLRGGDKFTELGGIEQKCEFERGNYINPGPWRIPYNHHAILDYCKRLGVQMESFTQVNYNAYMHNKDAFGGKPQRFRHIFSDFQGGVTELLAKAVNQDKLDDPVTKEDKEVLLAALRQWGALDANYRYVKNDLTSDRRGYDRDPGGGLSGEPIPSDPISFKDVVTSRLWNRMQTGGVYEFQSAIFQPVGGMDQISKAFQREVGRLIKLNAKVTTIKQDNRGVTVTYVDAKKGGRPQTATADYCLCTIPLSVLSQIDINVGSAMKAAIDAPPYAASFKIGLEFKRRFWEEDEQIYGGISYTNLPIAMIQYPSSNFFRTGKGVLLGGYAFGANSYEWTALPPAERLKKALEYGAQIHPQYQREFLNGISVGWHREPATLGCYALWTDATRKQHYNNLCALDGRIMLAGEHASYLPAWQEGSILSALDAITRLHKRVVAG, from the coding sequence ATGTCCGAATCAGAGATGTCAGGGATGAGCAGGCGCAACCTGCTGAACCTGATCGGGGCGGCCGCGGGCGGCGCCGCCATGTACCAGGCGATGACCACACTCGGGCATGCGGGTGAATCCACCTATACCGGGCCGATCAAGCTCGACGGCAATGTGCGCGGCGCTTCCGTGCTCATCCTCGGCGCGGGCCTTGCCGGGCTGGTGGCGGCCTACGAGCTGCGCAAGGCCGGCTACAAGGTGCAGGTGCTCGAATATCACGACCGCGTCGGCGGGCGGAACTGGACGCTGCGCGGCGGCGACAAGTTCACCGAGCTCGGCGGCATCGAGCAGAAATGCGAGTTCGAGCGCGGCAACTACATCAATCCCGGCCCCTGGCGCATTCCCTACAATCACCATGCGATCCTCGACTACTGCAAGCGGCTCGGCGTGCAGATGGAGTCGTTCACGCAGGTCAACTACAACGCCTACATGCACAACAAGGACGCGTTCGGCGGCAAGCCGCAGCGTTTCCGCCACATTTTCTCGGACTTCCAGGGCGGCGTCACCGAACTGCTCGCCAAGGCGGTCAACCAGGACAAGCTGGACGACCCGGTGACCAAGGAGGACAAGGAGGTCCTGCTTGCGGCGCTGCGTCAGTGGGGCGCGCTCGACGCCAACTACCGCTATGTCAAGAACGACCTGACCAGCGACCGGCGCGGCTATGACCGCGATCCCGGTGGCGGCCTCTCGGGCGAGCCGATCCCGTCCGATCCGATCAGCTTCAAGGACGTCGTGACCTCCCGGCTGTGGAACCGCATGCAGACCGGCGGCGTCTACGAGTTCCAGTCGGCGATCTTCCAGCCGGTCGGCGGCATGGACCAGATCAGCAAGGCCTTCCAGCGCGAGGTCGGCCGCCTGATCAAGCTCAATGCCAAGGTCACCACGATCAAGCAGGACAATCGCGGCGTCACCGTCACCTATGTCGACGCCAAGAAGGGCGGCCGGCCGCAGACCGCGACCGCCGACTATTGCCTGTGCACCATTCCCCTGTCGGTGCTCTCCCAGATCGACATCAATGTCGGCTCGGCCATGAAGGCGGCGATCGATGCTCCGCCCTATGCCGCCTCGTTCAAGATCGGCCTCGAGTTCAAGCGCCGGTTCTGGGAGGAGGACGAGCAGATCTATGGTGGCATCAGCTACACCAATCTGCCGATCGCCATGATCCAGTATCCCTCGTCGAACTTCTTCAGGACCGGCAAGGGCGTGCTGCTCGGCGGCTATGCCTTCGGCGCCAATTCCTACGAATGGACGGCGCTGCCGCCGGCCGAGCGGTTGAAGAAGGCGCTCGAATACGGCGCGCAGATCCATCCGCAATACCAGCGCGAATTCCTGAACGGCATTTCGGTCGGCTGGCACCGCGAGCCGGCGACGCTCGGCTGCTATGCCTTGTGGACCGACGCGACGCGCAAGCAGCACTACAACAACCTGTGCGCGCTCGACGGGCGGATCATGCTGGCCGGCGAGCACGCCTCCTATCTGCCCGCCTGGCAGGAAGGGTCGATCCTCTCGGCCCTCGATGCCATCACCCGCCTGCACAAGCGCGTCGTCGCCGGCTGA
- a CDS encoding hemin-degrading HenS.ChuX domain protein — translation MIPSKHSREILPGSVAAAVATVTAMGRVMLSVSAGGVIHERMGPVGAVTEADGRLVLSGEMHDAVIDLGVIVRVVADRTGRMKDRALPRLELQDGEGATAFSLIGLDGLEPFDAALDRLGPGETLPARPPREAPPATAAEVVPEGADAGARLLASVTASGQPVSVRFRCRGLEQGWTGIIGEVKPAMGFLNVLLPDFHLHLKDDAVAVWRRDGAGDIVTLSAQAADGAGLGLVFSGPAAAFAAA, via the coding sequence ATGATCCCTTCGAAACACTCCCGTGAAATTCTGCCCGGCAGCGTCGCCGCGGCAGTGGCGACCGTCACGGCCATGGGCCGAGTGATGCTGTCGGTCTCGGCCGGCGGCGTCATCCACGAGAGGATGGGGCCGGTGGGCGCGGTCACCGAGGCGGACGGGCGCCTCGTCCTGTCCGGCGAGATGCACGATGCGGTCATCGACCTCGGCGTCATCGTGCGTGTCGTCGCCGATCGCACCGGCCGCATGAAGGACCGGGCGCTGCCGCGGCTCGAGCTTCAGGACGGCGAGGGCGCCACCGCCTTCAGTCTGATCGGTCTCGACGGCCTCGAACCTTTCGATGCGGCGCTCGACCGGCTCGGGCCGGGCGAGACGCTGCCGGCGAGGCCGCCGCGGGAAGCGCCACCGGCGACCGCGGCCGAGGTCGTGCCGGAAGGTGCCGATGCCGGAGCACGCCTCCTCGCGAGTGTCACGGCGTCTGGCCAGCCGGTCAGCGTGCGCTTTCGCTGCCGCGGCCTCGAACAGGGCTGGACCGGAATCATCGGCGAGGTGAAGCCGGCCATGGGCTTTCTCAACGTCCTGCTGCCCGACTTCCATCTGCACCTGAAGGACGACGCGGTCGCCGTCTGGCGCCGCGACGGGGCCGGGGACATCGTCACCTTGAGCGCACAGGCCGCCGACGGCGCCGGCCTCGGCCTCGTCTTCAGCGGGCCGGCCGCGGCCTTTGCCGCAGCCTGA
- a CDS encoding RutC family protein: protein MSAKTSLALALAAGLFAAGAASAQEVIRHRTPGSNFPIAAAVEVPAGRTTVYVSGMVPQVTNEQAPRNSVAAFGDTKAQTVRVLQAIEKALQRMNLQMKDVVKMQVFLVADPNKENRMDFAGFMEGYTQFFGTAQQPNLPSRSVMQVAGLVNPGWLVEIEVTAVRP, encoded by the coding sequence ATGTCCGCCAAAACCAGCCTCGCCCTGGCGCTTGCCGCCGGCCTCTTCGCCGCCGGCGCCGCCTCGGCCCAGGAGGTCATCCGCCACCGCACCCCCGGCTCGAACTTTCCGATCGCCGCCGCCGTCGAGGTGCCGGCCGGTCGGACCACGGTTTATGTCAGCGGCATGGTGCCGCAGGTCACCAACGAGCAGGCGCCGCGCAACAGCGTCGCCGCCTTCGGCGACACCAAGGCGCAGACGGTGCGCGTGCTGCAGGCGATCGAGAAGGCGCTGCAGCGCATGAACCTGCAGATGAAGGACGTCGTGAAGATGCAGGTCTTCCTGGTCGCCGATCCGAACAAGGAAAACCGGATGGACTTCGCCGGCTTCATGGAGGGCTATACCCAGTTCTTCGGCACCGCCCAGCAGCCCAACCTGCCGTCGCGCTCGGTGATGCAGGTGGCCGGCCTCGTCAATCCCGGCTGGCTGGTCGAGATCGAGGTGACGGCCGTCCGTCCCTGA
- the virS_1 gene encoding HTH-type transcriptional regulator VirS — protein MSVWDAVLKRANGDHGVGALLALHADIGAFGVLGEALRHAPTLLDAFDHVARYARLSHQGVSITVDLTGSDVAVGYALAGAAAGAAQGARAAGLLWAMGNLALMPARAFGTNLRPKRASFACPAPLDIDPARAVFGAAVSFDAPASQIIFDRNRVDEVRRPASTHVLDYLDALADQDLAALPAVDDIIARVAAELRTGLIRRGVPTVRIVAQTLGMSARTLQRRIAAGNTTFESILDMERKARAKELILQGGRTMGEIADMLGYSEQASFSRAAQRWFAVAPSRMAQASTS, from the coding sequence ATGTCGGTCTGGGATGCCGTTCTGAAACGCGCGAACGGCGATCACGGCGTTGGCGCATTGCTGGCGCTGCATGCGGACATCGGAGCTTTCGGGGTGCTTGGCGAAGCGCTGCGTCACGCCCCGACGCTGCTCGACGCCTTTGACCATGTCGCGCGCTACGCACGTCTCAGTCATCAGGGCGTGTCGATCACCGTCGACCTGACCGGCTCCGATGTCGCCGTCGGTTACGCCCTGGCCGGTGCGGCGGCCGGCGCGGCACAGGGCGCGCGAGCGGCGGGTCTGCTTTGGGCGATGGGCAATCTGGCGCTCATGCCGGCGCGAGCCTTCGGTACAAATCTCAGGCCGAAACGGGCCAGTTTTGCCTGCCCCGCGCCATTGGACATCGATCCTGCCCGAGCAGTGTTCGGCGCAGCCGTTTCATTCGACGCGCCGGCCTCTCAGATCATCTTCGACCGCAACCGGGTGGACGAGGTACGACGCCCGGCGAGCACGCATGTGCTCGACTATCTCGATGCGCTGGCGGACCAGGACCTTGCCGCTCTCCCGGCAGTGGACGACATCATCGCCAGGGTTGCGGCCGAGTTGCGAACAGGGCTGATCCGTCGCGGCGTGCCGACAGTACGGATCGTCGCGCAGACGCTTGGCATGTCGGCCCGTACGCTCCAGCGCCGCATCGCGGCAGGGAATACGACCTTCGAGAGCATTCTCGACATGGAGCGGAAAGCCCGGGCGAAAGAGCTCATTCTGCAAGGCGGGCGAACGATGGGCGAGATCGCCGACATGCTCGGCTACAGCGAACAGGCGTCGTTCAGCCGGGCCGCGCAGCGTTGGTTCGCGGTGGCACCGAGCAGAATGGCGCAGGCTTCGACATCATGA
- the fumC gene encoding Fumarate hydratase class II gives MTETRIETDTFGPIDVPADRYWGAQTQRSLHFFRIGTEKQPKPVIKALGIIKRAAAETNMALGRLDPAIGKAIVSAADEVIAGRLDDHFPLSVWQTGSGTQTNMNANEVISNRAIEALGGVMGSKKPVHPNDHVNMSQSSNDTYPTAMHVAGAMEISGALIPALKHLHEALDAKAKAWADILKIGRTHTQDATPLTLGQEFSGYARQIELGIERLEQSLPRLMELAQGGTAVGTGLNAPIGFAEGVADRIAALTGLAFRTAPNKFEALAAHDAMVFSHGAMSTVAGSLFKIANDIRFLGSGPRAGLGELALPENEPGSSIMPGKVNPTQCEAMTMVASQVMGNQTTIGLAGSQGHFELNVFNPVMANAFLQSVRILGDAARSFADHCIAGLEPRRDNLKLGVERSLMLVTALAPKIGYDAAAKIAKTAHKNGTTLREEAVGGSYVTEAEFDALVRPEKMIGPS, from the coding sequence ATGACCGAGACCCGCATAGAAACCGACACGTTCGGTCCGATCGACGTTCCTGCGGACCGCTATTGGGGCGCGCAGACGCAGCGCTCGCTGCACTTCTTCCGCATCGGCACGGAGAAGCAGCCGAAACCGGTGATCAAGGCGCTCGGCATCATCAAGCGGGCAGCGGCCGAAACCAACATGGCGCTCGGCCGCCTCGACCCCGCGATCGGCAAGGCCATCGTCTCGGCCGCCGACGAGGTCATTGCCGGCAGGCTCGACGACCATTTCCCGCTGTCGGTCTGGCAGACCGGCTCGGGGACCCAGACCAACATGAACGCCAACGAGGTGATCTCGAACCGGGCGATCGAGGCGCTCGGCGGCGTCATGGGCTCGAAGAAGCCGGTCCATCCGAACGACCACGTCAATATGAGCCAATCGTCGAACGACACCTATCCGACGGCCATGCATGTCGCCGGCGCCATGGAAATCTCCGGCGCCCTGATCCCCGCGCTGAAACATCTGCATGAGGCTCTCGACGCCAAGGCCAAGGCCTGGGCCGACATCCTGAAGATCGGTCGCACCCACACGCAGGATGCGACCCCGCTCACCCTCGGCCAGGAATTTTCCGGCTATGCGCGCCAGATCGAGCTCGGCATCGAGCGGCTCGAACAGTCGCTGCCGCGGCTGATGGAGCTGGCCCAGGGCGGCACGGCGGTCGGCACCGGCCTCAATGCGCCGATCGGATTTGCCGAGGGCGTAGCGGATCGGATCGCGGCCCTCACCGGCCTCGCCTTCCGCACCGCGCCGAACAAGTTCGAGGCGCTCGCGGCCCATGACGCCATGGTGTTCAGCCATGGCGCGATGAGCACGGTGGCCGGCTCGCTGTTCAAGATCGCCAACGATATCCGCTTCCTCGGCTCGGGCCCGCGCGCCGGCCTCGGCGAGCTCGCCCTGCCGGAAAACGAGCCGGGCTCGTCGATCATGCCGGGCAAGGTCAACCCGACCCAGTGCGAGGCGATGACCATGGTGGCGAGCCAGGTCATGGGCAACCAGACCACCATCGGCCTTGCCGGCTCGCAGGGCCATTTCGAGCTCAACGTGTTCAACCCGGTCATGGCCAACGCCTTCCTGCAATCGGTCAGGATCCTCGGCGATGCGGCGCGCTCCTTCGCCGACCACTGCATTGCCGGGCTCGAGCCGCGGCGGGACAACCTCAAGCTCGGCGTCGAGCGCTCGCTGATGCTGGTGACCGCGCTCGCCCCCAAGATCGGCTACGACGCGGCCGCGAAGATCGCCAAGACCGCGCACAAGAACGGCACGACACTGCGCGAGGAGGCGGTTGGCGGCAGCTATGTCACGGAAGCCGAATTCGACGCGCTGGTCCGGCCGGAAAAGATGATCGGACCGTCCTGA
- the hscA gene encoding Chaperone protein HscA: MSARGQDISIGVDFGTSNTVVALATPDGRAEVIRFAHGGARLSAFVTALCFWEERRGAGSLGVKVEGGPWAMDQLMAGGTAHRFIQSFKTFAASSSFQETRIFRQRYRFEDLLFTFLNTVARHGDGAFDFSGARLIVGRPVTFAGSHPNEALAMERYGHAFSRLGAASTAYVYEPVGAAFFYARRLDHDATVLVADFGGGTSDFSVMRFERSGGMLKAEPLGHAGVGIAGDTFDYRIVDRVVSPRLGKGSSYRSLDKLLTVPNHYYANLARWHQLAMMKSNGDLAGLRDLAKVALDREALEAFIDIVDYDLGLALYRAVSAAKVTLSSEENAAFRFAEEGVEIEATITRRDFEAWIAPDVARIAATVDEVLAKAGVGEAGIERVFLTGGTSFVPAIRNLFVERFGVAKLTNTDQFESIASGLALIGQDADGARWAVGQAA; encoded by the coding sequence ATGTCTGCCCGCGGCCAAGACATTTCGATCGGCGTCGATTTCGGCACCAGCAATACGGTGGTGGCGCTGGCAACCCCCGACGGCCGCGCCGAGGTGATCCGCTTCGCCCATGGCGGAGCCCGCCTCAGCGCCTTCGTCACGGCGCTCTGCTTCTGGGAGGAGCGGCGCGGCGCAGGCTCGCTCGGCGTCAAGGTGGAGGGCGGTCCCTGGGCGATGGACCAGCTCATGGCCGGCGGCACCGCCCATCGCTTCATCCAGTCGTTCAAGACCTTTGCCGCCAGTTCGAGCTTCCAGGAGACGCGCATCTTCCGGCAGCGCTACCGGTTCGAGGACCTCTTGTTCACCTTCCTCAACACGGTGGCGCGCCATGGCGACGGCGCCTTCGACTTTTCCGGCGCGCGGCTGATCGTCGGCCGGCCGGTGACCTTCGCCGGCAGCCATCCCAACGAAGCGCTCGCCATGGAGCGCTATGGCCATGCCTTCAGCCGCCTCGGCGCCGCCAGCACGGCCTATGTCTACGAGCCGGTGGGCGCGGCCTTCTTCTACGCGCGCCGGCTCGACCATGACGCGACCGTGCTGGTCGCCGATTTCGGCGGCGGCACCAGCGACTTCTCGGTCATGCGCTTCGAGCGCTCCGGCGGCATGCTGAAGGCCGAGCCGCTCGGTCATGCCGGCGTCGGCATCGCCGGCGACACGTTCGACTACCGCATCGTCGACCGGGTCGTCTCGCCGCGGCTCGGCAAGGGCTCGAGCTATCGCTCGCTGGACAAGCTGCTGACCGTGCCGAACCATTATTACGCCAACCTCGCCCGCTGGCATCAGCTCGCCATGATGAAGTCGAACGGCGATCTGGCCGGGCTGAGGGATCTTGCCAAGGTGGCGCTCGACCGCGAGGCGCTGGAAGCCTTCATCGACATCGTCGACTACGATCTCGGTCTGGCGCTCTATCGCGCGGTCTCGGCCGCCAAGGTGACGTTGTCGAGCGAAGAGAACGCGGCCTTCCGTTTCGCCGAGGAAGGCGTCGAGATCGAGGCTACCATCACCCGCCGCGACTTCGAAGCCTGGATCGCGCCCGATGTCGCGCGGATCGCCGCGACCGTCGACGAGGTACTGGCGAAAGCGGGCGTCGGAGAAGCCGGCATCGAAAGGGTGTTCCTCACCGGCGGCACCTCCTTCGTGCCGGCGATCCGCAACCTCTTCGTCGAGCGCTTCGGCGTCGCCAAGCTGACCAATACCGACCAGTTCGAATCGATCGCCTCCGGCCTTGCCCTGATCGGCCAGGACGCGGACGGCGCGCGCTGGGCGGTCGGCCAGGCGGCGTGA
- a CDS encoding Gluconate 2-dehydrogenase cytochrome c subunit precursor → MIPSVKTSLISGLAAVLLAVGGQVALSQSTVPSQTPPHPRAPAQTQPAADPQSAALFASPARFTYQDGADIYRYVCAGCHMPGGRGAVGAGAYPALANNAKLEASGYPVYLVVNGQKAMPAFGSQLNDAQVAAVVNYIRSNFGNSYTDQVTAEDVKAARQ, encoded by the coding sequence ATGATCCCGTCAGTGAAGACGTCGCTGATTTCAGGTCTCGCCGCGGTTCTGCTGGCCGTCGGCGGCCAGGTCGCGCTGTCGCAGTCCACGGTTCCTTCGCAAACGCCGCCCCATCCGCGGGCGCCGGCCCAGACGCAGCCCGCCGCCGATCCGCAATCGGCGGCGCTGTTCGCCAGCCCGGCCCGGTTCACCTATCAGGACGGCGCCGACATCTACCGCTACGTCTGTGCCGGCTGCCACATGCCGGGCGGCCGCGGGGCGGTCGGGGCGGGCGCCTATCCCGCGCTCGCCAACAATGCCAAGCTCGAAGCCTCGGGCTATCCGGTCTATCTGGTGGTCAACGGGCAGAAGGCCATGCCGGCTTTCGGCAGCCAGCTGAACGATGCGCAGGTGGCCGCCGTGGTCAACTATATCAGGAGCAATTTCGGCAACAGCTACACCGATCAGGTGACCGCCGAGGACGTCAAGGCAGCGCGCCAGTAG
- the hemR_1 gene encoding Hemin receptor precursor: MAVLVLATTAAVAQPTPGAADAADDITVTATREERQRLDVPANVTVISRQRMDDRATRDIQDLVRYEPGVSVDRVTSGTDPWRNLGGFTIRGVTGNRVQIRVDGARVIERITDGTRDLVDLPYMRSVEIMRGPGSVLWGADALGGIVAFRTMDPDDLLRGRERPWAARLQTSFDSLDRGLTKTGMAAFQFSPTLQGIFAVSHRGANEPTLSTARADGGIWGCPATRTLPCNELDPMSTGTWNGFGKLVWRPADNHEIRLTAEIFNRNATVDQIYDRSQVTGTGAARVRNGDYERNQVLERRNIALAHDWTPHWGWLDAVRWNISYSPQSRRLDSNRILTNLATRATTRTNAILDYRENFLQGEVQLTSRFQTGPAQHVLTYGFQGDTTKTDYFRQDTVFNAATGNVISVTRGSGFNFANANTTRADLYLQDEIQLLGGRWTITPGLRWANYRINPRPDVNYRPVPGAEPRDITSSRFIPQLGTVFRLTDVYSVYGRYAEGFKMPTAQQLYLSLPGGAGGGGSLVPNANLRPESARSYEAGFRGRFERGWFSVGAFYTTYKDFILGFQPPFQGSIDLTNINVSSVTIYGVEASAEYRLTDDLVVHGGLSYQFGEQRQTPTSPKTAFDAIMPFNATLGLRWYKRDWNIDGEVVANFGAPLTRTSTPSIYRPGGYVVLDSFINWRPTSNLTFRAGVQNIFDTRYFQNLYGAYTTVPASAAVAQTNPLELQVAPGRTFKFSATADF, encoded by the coding sequence ATGGCTGTCCTGGTTCTGGCGACGACCGCGGCCGTCGCCCAGCCGACACCTGGTGCGGCGGATGCCGCCGACGACATCACGGTGACAGCGACACGCGAGGAACGCCAGCGGCTCGACGTCCCCGCCAATGTGACCGTCATTTCGCGCCAACGCATGGACGATCGTGCCACCCGCGACATCCAGGACCTGGTGCGCTACGAACCCGGCGTCAGCGTCGACCGCGTCACATCGGGCACCGATCCCTGGCGCAATCTCGGCGGCTTCACCATCCGCGGCGTCACCGGCAACCGGGTCCAGATCCGCGTCGACGGCGCCCGCGTCATCGAGCGCATCACCGACGGCACGCGCGACCTCGTCGACCTGCCCTATATGCGCTCGGTCGAGATCATGCGCGGCCCGGGTTCCGTGCTCTGGGGCGCCGATGCGCTCGGCGGCATCGTCGCCTTCCGCACGATGGACCCCGACGACCTCCTGCGCGGCCGCGAGCGGCCCTGGGCGGCGCGCCTGCAGACCTCGTTCGACAGCCTCGACCGCGGGCTGACCAAGACCGGCATGGCCGCCTTCCAGTTCAGCCCGACGCTGCAGGGCATCTTCGCGGTGAGCCATCGCGGCGCCAACGAACCGACCCTGTCGACGGCGCGCGCCGACGGCGGCATCTGGGGTTGCCCGGCGACCCGCACGCTGCCCTGCAATGAGCTCGATCCGATGAGCACCGGCACCTGGAACGGCTTCGGCAAGCTCGTCTGGCGCCCCGCCGACAACCACGAGATCCGGCTGACCGCGGAGATCTTCAACCGCAACGCGACCGTCGACCAGATCTATGACCGCAGCCAGGTCACCGGCACGGGCGCGGCGCGCGTGCGCAACGGCGACTATGAGCGCAACCAGGTGCTGGAGCGGCGCAACATCGCGCTCGCCCACGACTGGACGCCGCATTGGGGCTGGCTCGACGCGGTGCGCTGGAACATCTCCTATTCGCCGCAGAGCCGCAGGCTCGACAGCAACCGCATTCTGACCAATCTGGCTACCCGCGCGACCACCCGGACCAACGCCATCCTCGACTATCGGGAGAACTTCCTGCAGGGCGAGGTGCAGCTCACCTCGAGGTTCCAGACCGGCCCGGCCCAGCACGTCCTGACCTACGGCTTCCAGGGCGATACCACCAAGACCGACTATTTCCGCCAGGACACGGTGTTCAACGCCGCTACCGGCAATGTCATCTCGGTGACCCGCGGCTCGGGCTTCAACTTCGCCAATGCCAATACGACGCGTGCCGATCTCTACCTGCAGGACGAGATCCAGCTTCTCGGCGGCCGCTGGACGATCACGCCGGGCCTGCGCTGGGCCAACTACCGCATCAATCCGCGGCCGGACGTGAACTATCGGCCGGTGCCGGGCGCCGAGCCGCGCGACATCACCTCGAGCCGGTTCATCCCGCAGCTCGGCACGGTGTTCCGGCTGACCGACGTCTATTCGGTCTACGGCCGCTACGCTGAAGGCTTCAAGATGCCGACCGCCCAGCAGCTCTACCTGTCGCTGCCGGGCGGCGCCGGCGGCGGCGGCAGCCTCGTCCCCAACGCCAACCTCCGGCCGGAATCGGCACGGTCCTACGAGGCGGGTTTCCGCGGGCGGTTCGAGCGCGGCTGGTTTTCGGTCGGTGCCTTCTACACCACCTATAAGGACTTCATCCTCGGCTTCCAGCCGCCGTTCCAGGGGTCGATCGACCTGACCAACATCAACGTGTCGAGCGTGACCATCTATGGCGTCGAGGCCTCGGCCGAATATCGGCTGACCGACGATCTCGTGGTCCATGGCGGCCTGTCCTACCAGTTCGGCGAGCAACGCCAGACGCCGACGTCGCCGAAGACCGCCTTCGACGCGATCATGCCGTTCAACGCGACCCTCGGGCTACGCTGGTACAAGCGCGACTGGAACATCGACGGCGAGGTCGTCGCCAATTTCGGCGCGCCGCTCACCCGCACCAGCACGCCGAGCATCTATCGCCCGGGCGGCTATGTGGTGCTCGACAGTTTCATCAACTGGCGCCCGACATCCAATCTGACCTTCCGGGCGGGCGTCCAGAACATCTTCGACACCCGCTACTTCCAGAACCTCTACGGCGCCTACACGACCGTGCCGGCCTCCGCGGCGGTCGCCCAGACCAATCCGCTGGAGCTGCAGGTCGCGCCGGGCCGGACCTTCAAGTTTTCTGCGACCGCCGACTTCTGA
- a CDS encoding Glycerate dehydrogenase: MKSCSVLVACKLPDEVEQDIAAHLDADFMADARSRPLPELVARLDGRDALILLAMTPVDADFIAALPASVKTIATYSVGLDHIDLAAARARGLAVLHTPDVLTDAVAETALLLLLGAARRATESIDLIRSGAWQGWSPTQLVGVELTGKTLGILGMGRIGQGIAERARAFGMQITYHNRKPLAPELAKGAVHQADAMAFLGAIDALAIACPLTEETRGFLNAERIAAMRPGALVVNIARGPVVDDDALIAALESGHVRAAGLDVFTNEPKLDPRYLDLPNAFLLPHIGSSTVESRRAMGRTLIDGLTALAEGRDPPNRVA; encoded by the coding sequence ATGAAATCCTGTTCCGTGCTGGTCGCCTGCAAGCTGCCCGACGAGGTGGAGCAGGATATCGCCGCTCATCTCGACGCAGATTTCATGGCCGACGCCCGCTCCCGCCCGCTGCCGGAACTGGTGGCGCGGCTCGACGGGCGCGATGCGCTGATCCTGCTCGCCATGACGCCGGTCGATGCCGATTTCATCGCGGCGCTGCCGGCCTCCGTCAAGACCATCGCGACCTATTCGGTCGGCCTCGACCATATCGACCTTGCCGCCGCCCGCGCGCGCGGCCTCGCCGTGCTGCATACGCCCGACGTGCTGACCGACGCGGTCGCCGAGACGGCCCTGCTGCTGCTGCTCGGCGCCGCGCGCCGGGCGACCGAAAGCATCGATCTCATCCGGTCCGGTGCCTGGCAGGGCTGGTCGCCGACGCAGCTCGTCGGGGTCGAGCTGACCGGCAAGACGCTCGGCATTCTCGGCATGGGCCGCATCGGGCAGGGCATTGCCGAGCGCGCCCGGGCCTTCGGCATGCAGATCACCTATCACAACCGCAAGCCCCTGGCGCCGGAGCTTGCCAAGGGCGCGGTGCATCAGGCCGACGCGATGGCCTTTCTCGGCGCCATCGACGCGCTTGCCATCGCCTGCCCCCTGACCGAGGAGACGCGCGGCTTCCTGAATGCCGAGCGCATCGCCGCCATGCGGCCGGGCGCCCTCGTGGTCAACATTGCCAGGGGACCGGTGGTCGATGACGACGCGCTGATCGCCGCCCTCGAGAGCGGTCATGTCCGCGCCGCCGGCCTCGATGTCTTCACCAATGAGCCGAAGCTCGACCCGCGTTATCTCGACCTGCCCAATGCCTTCCTCCTGCCCCATATCGGCTCGTCGACCGTCGAGAGCCGGCGCGCCATGGGGCGCACGCTGATCGACGGGCTCACCGCGCTTGCCGAAGGCCGCGACCCGCCCAACCGCGTGGCCTGA